A single genomic interval of Nonomuraea rubra harbors:
- a CDS encoding right-handed parallel beta-helix repeat-containing protein codes for MPRKAMIPLLAAALTAGVSTYPAAAAPPAKNIVYVAKTGDDQATGTEKDPFATIERARDALAGRTSARNPGTVYIREGVYQTSRTIEVTGAAQSYVTYAAYPGEQVELAGVTTLAPDRFRRLGDVPAGEAKWSSKSRVPAAAAPSVFVYDLGAENIPAGTLNKNGFNWKPQPYAPALITDDVTQTLAQYPNGDAKLGRDHLTVKEAPKGARDYFSDKTADGTTMPYEEMLKLPGPVYTVKDPELAARYEKWAGTDHTTAETDGWLSGYFGNNYANDRLRIDAVGGGDIRTGYPTMYVATDKWSSFVAQNVLSELDAEGEYYIDRHQGHNTLYYYPPGGTVEGKEISLTSFDAPFFELENVRNVTLKGLKLNGTTGTGVRLLDAESCTIDGLEILNVSMDAVAIGQANDAITAIAEYRTSRGGHRNRVVDSRLHDLGGGGVFTAGGDRDSLERGGHVVEHNEIYDFSKLATYTPAGYMYGVGNTFRRNHVHDAPHMAIQIMGNDMEISHNRFERLVTHASDQGVIYSGRDYTYLNNVVAYNLFKDIGADGNQAIYMDDGMTGMVVHHNVFDNVQHGLFYQSGHSNVASDNVFKDVKYLGHDKLYHEGGKRLPVANQKVVVERFNDMLKAGDGTGFTNTRENIDRWYRRYGKQYPNIRDWYVPADSQGRPCTAVGTTECTDEYVWSNPNSVYVPANNVLTRSVSIGTGDFAYTDDAGGLSNQTFNPDFDSYNVKRATPAEFAFDPATGRFDARATPLNDAEGFGRTWVKEWNRNFGLEGIGPRK; via the coding sequence ATGCCAAGAAAAGCGATGATCCCCCTGCTGGCAGCGGCTCTGACGGCCGGCGTCAGCACGTACCCGGCCGCCGCCGCCCCACCCGCCAAGAACATCGTGTACGTCGCCAAGACCGGCGACGACCAGGCGACCGGGACGGAGAAGGACCCGTTCGCCACGATTGAACGCGCCCGCGACGCGCTCGCGGGCAGGACCAGCGCGCGCAACCCCGGCACCGTCTACATCCGCGAGGGCGTGTACCAGACGTCCAGGACGATCGAGGTGACCGGCGCGGCCCAGTCGTACGTCACCTACGCCGCCTACCCCGGCGAGCAGGTGGAGCTGGCCGGGGTCACCACGCTCGCCCCGGACCGGTTCCGCAGGCTCGGTGACGTCCCGGCGGGCGAGGCCAAGTGGTCGTCGAAGTCCCGCGTCCCGGCCGCCGCCGCGCCCAGCGTCTTCGTGTACGACTTAGGCGCGGAGAACATCCCCGCCGGAACGCTCAACAAGAACGGCTTCAACTGGAAGCCGCAGCCCTACGCCCCCGCCCTGATCACCGACGACGTCACGCAGACGCTCGCGCAGTACCCCAACGGTGACGCGAAGCTCGGCCGCGACCACCTCACCGTGAAGGAAGCCCCCAAGGGCGCCCGCGACTACTTCTCGGACAAGACCGCCGACGGCACGACCATGCCGTACGAGGAGATGCTCAAGCTCCCCGGCCCCGTCTACACGGTCAAGGACCCCGAGCTGGCCGCCCGCTACGAGAAGTGGGCCGGCACCGACCACACCACCGCGGAGACCGACGGCTGGCTGTCCGGATATTTCGGCAACAACTACGCCAACGACCGCCTGCGCATCGACGCGGTCGGCGGCGGCGACATCAGGACCGGCTACCCGACCATGTACGTCGCCACCGACAAGTGGTCGTCGTTCGTGGCCCAGAACGTGCTGAGCGAGCTGGACGCCGAGGGCGAGTACTACATCGACCGCCACCAGGGCCACAACACGCTCTACTACTACCCGCCCGGCGGCACCGTCGAGGGCAAGGAGATCAGCCTCACCTCCTTCGACGCCCCGTTCTTCGAGCTGGAGAACGTCAGGAACGTCACCCTCAAGGGCCTGAAGCTGAACGGCACGACGGGCACCGGCGTGCGCCTGCTGGACGCGGAGTCGTGCACCATCGACGGCCTGGAGATCCTCAACGTCAGCATGGACGCGGTCGCGATCGGCCAGGCCAACGACGCCATCACGGCCATCGCCGAGTACCGCACCAGCCGCGGCGGCCACCGCAACCGCGTGGTCGACAGCAGGCTGCACGACCTGGGCGGCGGCGGCGTCTTCACGGCCGGAGGCGACCGCGACTCGCTCGAACGCGGCGGCCACGTGGTCGAGCACAACGAGATCTACGACTTCTCGAAGCTGGCCACGTACACGCCGGCGGGGTACATGTACGGCGTCGGCAACACCTTCCGCCGCAACCACGTCCATGACGCGCCGCACATGGCGATCCAGATCATGGGCAACGACATGGAGATCAGCCACAACAGGTTCGAGCGGCTGGTGACGCACGCCTCCGACCAGGGCGTGATCTACTCGGGCCGCGACTACACGTATCTGAACAACGTGGTGGCGTACAACCTGTTCAAGGACATCGGCGCGGACGGCAACCAGGCCATCTACATGGACGACGGGATGACCGGCATGGTCGTCCACCACAACGTCTTCGACAACGTCCAGCACGGCCTGTTCTACCAGTCCGGTCACAGCAACGTCGCCTCGGACAACGTGTTCAAGGACGTCAAGTACCTCGGCCACGACAAGCTCTACCACGAGGGCGGCAAGCGGCTTCCCGTGGCGAACCAGAAGGTCGTGGTCGAGCGCTTCAACGACATGCTGAAGGCCGGCGACGGCACCGGCTTCACCAACACCCGCGAGAACATCGACAGGTGGTACCGCCGCTACGGCAAGCAGTACCCGAACATCCGCGACTGGTACGTCCCGGCCGACTCCCAGGGCCGGCCGTGCACGGCGGTCGGCACCACGGAGTGCACCGACGAGTACGTCTGGAGCAACCCGAACTCCGTCTACGTCCCCGCGAACAACGTGCTGACGCGGTCGGTGAGCATCGGCACGGGCGACTTCGCCTACACCGACGACGCGGGCGGGCTGAGCAACCAGACCTTCAACCCGGACTTCGACTCCTACAACGTCAAGCGGGCCACTCCCGCCGAGTTCGCCTTCGACCCGGCCACGGGCAGGTTCGACGCGCGGGCCACGCCGCTCAACGACGCGGAGGGCTTCGGGCGCACGTGGGTGAAGGAGTGGAACAGGAACTTCGGCCTGGAGGGGATCGGGCCGCGGAAGTGA
- a CDS encoding RidA family protein: MTSGVRLIRNDQLAQVEYAYAATVDAPVRSIWVAGACPLDLDGKTVAVGDYAGQAHQVMRNLVTALEGAGASLTDLVKTTVYVASTRQEDLVKAWQVYREYMGEHDVPSTLLGVTVLGYSDQLVEVEAVAVIAPS; encoded by the coding sequence ATGACATCAGGTGTTCGACTCATCCGCAACGACCAGCTCGCACAGGTCGAGTACGCATATGCCGCCACCGTGGACGCCCCCGTACGCTCGATCTGGGTCGCGGGCGCCTGCCCCCTCGACCTCGACGGCAAGACGGTCGCCGTAGGCGACTACGCAGGCCAGGCGCACCAGGTGATGCGCAACCTCGTCACGGCACTCGAAGGCGCCGGCGCCTCGCTGACCGACCTCGTCAAGACCACCGTGTACGTGGCCTCCACCCGCCAGGAAGACCTGGTGAAGGCGTGGCAGGTGTACCGGGAGTACATGGGGGAGCACGACGTCCCGAGCACGCTGCTCGGCGTCACCGTGCTCGGCTACAGCGACCAGCTCGTCGAGGTCGAGGCGGTGGCGGTGATCGCCCCCTCGTGA
- a CDS encoding SDR family oxidoreductase, producing MSFIVTTGATGRLGGRVAALLAAAGAEQRLVSRHATGRAPRLDRATAADASYGDRAAMRQALDGASTVLFVSASESADRLGQHRTFVDAARDARVSHLVYVSFYGASPEATFTLARDHWATEQYIRESGLTFTFLRDNLYADFLPGMAGNDGVIRGPAGQGRVAAVAQDDIAEAAAGVLLGPKEHEGVTYHLTGPQALTLDEVAATIGAATGRDVTYHAETVPEAYASREIFGAPGWQVEAWVSTYLAIAAGELEGVTGDIPALTGHPATSLAELLDREHL from the coding sequence ATGTCGTTCATCGTCACCACCGGCGCCACCGGGCGGCTGGGCGGCCGGGTCGCCGCGCTGCTCGCCGCCGCCGGTGCCGAGCAGCGGCTCGTCTCCCGGCACGCCACCGGGCGCGCCCCGCGCCTCGACCGCGCCACGGCCGCCGACGCCTCGTACGGGGATCGCGCGGCGATGCGGCAGGCGCTCGACGGGGCCTCGACCGTGCTGTTCGTGTCGGCGTCGGAGAGCGCCGACCGCCTCGGCCAGCACCGTACGTTCGTGGACGCCGCCCGCGACGCCCGCGTCTCCCATCTCGTGTACGTCTCGTTCTACGGCGCGTCCCCTGAGGCGACGTTCACGCTGGCACGCGACCACTGGGCGACCGAGCAGTACATCCGCGAGAGCGGCCTGACCTTCACCTTCCTGCGCGACAACCTGTACGCCGACTTCCTGCCCGGCATGGCGGGCAACGACGGCGTGATCAGGGGACCGGCCGGGCAGGGCCGGGTGGCGGCCGTGGCGCAGGACGACATCGCGGAGGCGGCGGCCGGCGTGCTGCTGGGGCCGAAGGAGCACGAAGGGGTCACCTACCACCTGACCGGGCCGCAGGCGTTGACGCTGGACGAGGTCGCCGCCACGATCGGCGCGGCGACCGGGCGGGACGTCACCTATCACGCCGAGACGGTGCCGGAGGCGTACGCGTCCCGGGAGATCTTCGGCGCGCCCGGATGGCAGGTGGAGGCGTGGGTGTCGACGTACCTGGCGATCGCGGCAGGGGAGCTCGAAGGGGTCACCGGCGATATCCCCGCACTCACCGGGCATCCGGCCACCAGCCTGGCGGAACTCCTAGACCGCGAACACCTGTGA
- a CDS encoding VOC family protein, which yields MDLPRFHLAVPVDDLDAARHFYGELIGCAQGRSSDRWIDWNLHGHQFVTHLAPARAERVHNPVDGHDVPVPHFGLILTIPEFHKLADRFREAGTAFVIEPYLRFEGLPGEQWTMFLLDPAGNALEFKAFADDSQVFAV from the coding sequence ATGGATCTCCCCCGCTTCCACCTCGCCGTCCCCGTGGACGACCTGGACGCCGCCCGCCACTTCTACGGCGAGCTGATCGGCTGTGCGCAGGGCCGCAGCTCCGACCGCTGGATCGACTGGAACCTGCACGGCCACCAGTTCGTCACCCACCTCGCCCCGGCACGCGCCGAGCGGGTGCACAACCCGGTGGACGGCCACGACGTGCCGGTCCCGCACTTCGGGCTGATCCTGACAATTCCGGAATTCCACAAACTGGCCGACCGGTTCCGCGAGGCGGGCACCGCGTTCGTCATCGAGCCGTACCTGCGCTTCGAGGGCCTGCCCGGCGAGCAGTGGACGATGTTCCTGCTGGACCCGGCGGGGAACGCGCTGGAGTTCAAGGCGTTCGCCGACGATTCACAGGTGTTCGCGGTCTAG
- a CDS encoding serine/threonine protein kinase — protein MTPQAIGPYRVVEQLGEGGQGVVYLGVAPDGTRVAIKVLRDGVAGDGRFAKEVAAARRVEPFCIAQVVDASLGGRPYIVTEYVEGPSLAKAGVHAGADLQRLAVATATALAAIHRAGVVHRDFKPANVLLGRDGPRVIDFGIARAMDDAVTRTSTIVGTPAYMAPEQFLGAPAGPAVDVFAWGSVMVYAATGAPPFGNDSLPAVLRRIQYEEPRLEGVPEPLRSIVHACLAKDPATRPAMQDVLFRLIGAPAPNGPSQPLEAGGPGQAPAPGGAARGGGFATEATREPPAWNGGSPVSHARTGPVRGTSRDRLITGLLAGGTAVVVTGGAATAWFLLPASPEPGTSTAAITTTDATPTTPHPAGKAKKSAKPLNPAKTSTPPTVRTKTPTAGPTTPRPTTPRPTTTKQPTTGGVRSVAFTYEGIRLGDCWRSDTNIWAKVTASGTYSYRWLVNGQNQGRQQGTSSSKPLLPSITWKQGGTYQVVFEVVTPNPSRKSVTVEICDFDEGW, from the coding sequence ATGACACCCCAGGCCATCGGCCCGTACCGGGTGGTGGAGCAGCTCGGGGAGGGCGGCCAGGGAGTGGTGTACCTGGGCGTGGCCCCCGACGGCACGCGGGTCGCCATCAAGGTGCTGCGTGACGGTGTGGCCGGTGACGGGCGTTTCGCGAAGGAGGTCGCCGCCGCGCGGCGGGTGGAGCCGTTCTGCATCGCGCAGGTGGTGGACGCCTCGCTGGGCGGGCGGCCGTACATCGTGACCGAGTACGTCGAGGGCCCCTCCCTGGCGAAGGCCGGTGTGCACGCCGGGGCGGACCTGCAGCGCCTGGCCGTCGCCACGGCCACCGCGCTGGCGGCCATCCACCGCGCCGGGGTCGTGCACCGCGACTTCAAGCCCGCGAACGTGCTGCTCGGCCGCGACGGGCCGCGCGTCATCGACTTCGGCATCGCGCGGGCCATGGACGACGCGGTGACCCGGACCAGCACGATCGTGGGGACGCCCGCGTACATGGCGCCCGAGCAGTTCCTGGGCGCGCCGGCCGGGCCGGCGGTGGACGTGTTCGCGTGGGGCTCGGTGATGGTGTACGCGGCCACCGGCGCGCCGCCGTTCGGCAACGACTCGCTGCCCGCGGTGCTCAGGAGGATCCAGTACGAGGAGCCGCGCCTGGAGGGCGTGCCGGAGCCGCTGCGGTCGATCGTGCACGCCTGCCTGGCCAAGGACCCCGCCACCCGGCCCGCCATGCAGGACGTCCTCTTCCGCCTCATCGGCGCCCCGGCCCCGAACGGCCCAAGTCAGCCACTTGAGGCGGGCGGTCCCGGCCAGGCGCCCGCCCCGGGCGGTGCCGCGCGTGGCGGCGGCTTCGCCACCGAAGCCACCCGGGAGCCGCCAGCCTGGAACGGCGGGTCGCCCGTCTCCCACGCCCGCACCGGCCCCGTCCGCGGAACCTCCCGAGACCGCCTGATCACCGGGCTCCTGGCCGGTGGCACGGCGGTAGTCGTGACCGGAGGCGCGGCGACGGCATGGTTCCTGCTGCCCGCCTCCCCCGAACCCGGCACCAGCACCGCCGCGATCACCACCACGGACGCCACCCCCACCACCCCTCACCCGGCCGGCAAGGCGAAGAAGTCGGCCAAGCCCCTGAATCCCGCCAAGACCTCGACGCCCCCCACCGTACGCACGAAGACCCCAACCGCCGGGCCCACGACGCCGAGACCGACCACCCCCCGGCCGACCACCACGAAGCAGCCCACCACCGGCGGCGTGCGGTCGGTGGCGTTCACCTACGAGGGCATCAGGCTCGGCGACTGCTGGCGATCCGACACGAACATCTGGGCCAAGGTCACCGCCTCCGGCACCTACAGCTACCGCTGGCTGGTCAACGGCCAGAACCAGGGCAGGCAGCAGGGCACCTCGTCCTCCAAGCCCCTCCTCCCGTCGATCACCTGGAAGCAGGGCGGCACGTACCAGGTGGTGTTCGAGGTCGTCACCCCCAACCCCAGCCGCAAGAGCGTCACGGTCGAGATCTGCGACTTCGACGAGGGCTGGTGA
- a CDS encoding serine/threonine protein kinase produces the protein MAHSEPLREDDPTAAGPYRLLGRLGSGGQGTVYLGQAPDGRAVAVKVLREGQAGFGERLAKEIEAARRVEPFCIAQVLDASLGGPRPYIVTEYVEGPSLQQAGLHTGADLQRLAVATATALAAIHQAGIVHRDFKPANVLLGPGGPRVIDFGIARALDDGVTHTSGVVGTPAYMAPEQLAGQAVGPAADVFAWASVMVWAGTGTPPFGQDTLPAIINRILHNEPRLGELAQPLRSIVYECLAKDPHRRPSMRDVLLRLLSGQNATPGPGTPHQGPAFGPAPGSGPRSAPGAGLPPGPHAAPMPGPHAVPMPGPHAGPMPGPHAGPMPGPHGVPMPGPYPGPGRSGGAGRGRRDSPQGALGRVGVPVAVAVAVVMVVALVGGVVWLSPWTGEPRSQSLAAVSPEASAPRSPSPTSTKKPTTPTPRKSARKTQRPTRTPTPESTPKETTAPTTAAKSPTPTRTTKKPVTTAKASILEIELFGGPGQSSADGCYMPPIHFQTRVESTKPGIWVSYAWVVDGKTRESRRSWVPEDDYTAFVTAGQYMLDAGSHTITLRVTSPSATSKSVTIDVCSLDDYS, from the coding sequence ATGGCGCACTCGGAACCGCTGCGGGAGGACGATCCGACGGCGGCAGGACCCTATCGGCTGCTCGGCAGGCTCGGCTCCGGCGGGCAGGGCACCGTCTACCTCGGGCAGGCGCCCGACGGGCGGGCGGTGGCGGTCAAGGTGCTGCGTGAGGGGCAGGCGGGGTTCGGCGAGCGGCTGGCCAAGGAGATCGAGGCGGCCAGGCGGGTGGAGCCGTTCTGCATCGCGCAGGTGCTCGACGCCTCGCTGGGCGGGCCCCGGCCGTACATCGTGACCGAGTACGTCGAAGGGCCGTCACTCCAGCAGGCCGGCCTGCACACGGGGGCGGACCTGCAACGCCTGGCCGTCGCCACGGCCACCGCGCTGGCCGCCATCCACCAGGCGGGCATCGTGCACCGCGACTTCAAGCCCGCGAACGTGCTGCTCGGTCCCGGCGGGCCGCGCGTCATCGACTTCGGCATCGCCAGGGCCCTGGACGATGGCGTCACGCACACCAGCGGTGTCGTGGGGACGCCCGCGTACATGGCGCCCGAGCAGCTCGCCGGGCAGGCCGTGGGTCCGGCGGCGGACGTGTTCGCGTGGGCGTCCGTCATGGTGTGGGCGGGCACGGGGACGCCGCCGTTCGGGCAGGACACGTTGCCCGCGATCATCAACCGGATCCTGCACAACGAACCCCGGCTCGGTGAGCTGGCGCAGCCGCTCCGGTCGATCGTGTACGAGTGCCTGGCCAAGGATCCGCACCGGCGGCCGAGCATGCGCGACGTGCTCCTGCGGCTGCTGAGCGGCCAGAACGCGACTCCTGGACCCGGAACGCCCCATCAGGGACCGGCCTTCGGCCCGGCACCCGGCTCCGGGCCGAGATCCGCGCCGGGTGCGGGCCTGCCGCCTGGACCACACGCGGCGCCCATGCCTGGACCGCACGCTGTGCCGATGCCGGGGCCTCACGCCGGGCCCATGCCGGGGCCTCACGCCGGGCCCATGCCGGGACCGCACGGCGTGCCCATGCCGGGGCCGTACCCAGGGCCGGGGCGGAGCGGCGGGGCGGGGCGGGGGCGGCGGGACTCGCCGCAGGGGGCGCTGGGGCGCGTCGGTGTGCCGGTGGCCGTCGCGGTGGCCGTGGTCATGGTGGTGGCGCTGGTCGGCGGGGTCGTGTGGCTGTCGCCGTGGACGGGCGAGCCGCGCTCCCAGTCGCTCGCCGCCGTCTCCCCCGAAGCGTCCGCGCCCCGAAGCCCGTCGCCCACCTCCACGAAGAAGCCGACGACACCCACCCCCCGCAAGTCCGCGCGCAAGACGCAGAGACCCACGCGCACCCCCACGCCGGAGAGCACCCCGAAGGAGACGACCGCGCCGACGACGGCCGCGAAGAGCCCCACCCCCACCCGGACCACCAAGAAGCCGGTCACCACCGCCAAGGCCAGCATCCTGGAGATCGAGCTGTTCGGCGGCCCCGGCCAGTCGAGCGCCGACGGCTGCTACATGCCGCCGATCCACTTCCAGACCAGGGTGGAATCCACCAAGCCCGGCATCTGGGTCTCCTATGCCTGGGTGGTGGACGGCAAGACCCGCGAGAGCCGCAGGTCCTGGGTCCCCGAGGACGACTACACGGCGTTCGTGACGGCCGGCCAGTACATGCTGGACGCGGGCAGCCACACGATCACCCTGCGCGTCACCTCGCCCTCCGCCACCAGCAAGAGCGTCACGATCGACGTCTGCTCCCTGGACGACTACTCATGA
- a CDS encoding class I SAM-dependent methyltransferase: MRLTTDAELEQSTVVANTLMNRERRLPGYNRELGLDIPAVLRRTATNGPARWLDLCCGAAYALGEATHLLGRDAEIVGMDLVDFFACRPDPPRLRLITASATTWHPDEPFDLITCVHGLHYIGDKLTLLTRIVTWLAEDGLFVANFDTASIRLEDGAPAGRRLTAALRSQGLTYDARTKRIRCTGPRTLDLPYRYLGADDQAGPNYTGQPAVDSYYAQEKPVASRRTGGLS, translated from the coding sequence ATGCGCCTGACCACGGACGCCGAACTGGAACAGTCGACGGTGGTCGCCAACACCCTCATGAACCGCGAACGCCGCCTCCCCGGCTACAACCGCGAGCTCGGCCTCGACATCCCGGCCGTCCTGCGCCGCACCGCGACCAACGGGCCCGCCCGCTGGCTCGACCTGTGCTGCGGAGCCGCGTACGCCCTCGGCGAGGCCACCCACCTCCTCGGCCGGGACGCCGAGATCGTCGGCATGGACCTCGTGGACTTCTTCGCCTGCCGCCCCGACCCCCCGCGCCTCCGCCTCATCACGGCCTCCGCCACCACCTGGCACCCGGACGAGCCCTTCGACCTCATCACCTGCGTCCACGGCCTCCACTACATCGGCGACAAACTCACCCTCCTGACCAGGATCGTCACCTGGCTGGCGGAGGACGGCCTCTTCGTCGCCAACTTCGACACAGCGAGCATCCGGCTGGAGGACGGCGCTCCGGCCGGCCGCCGCCTCACCGCCGCCCTCCGCTCGCAGGGTCTTACGTACGACGCCCGTACGAAGAGAATCCGCTGCACCGGCCCCCGCACCCTCGACCTCCCCTACCGCTACCTCGGCGCCGACGACCAGGCCGGCCCCAACTACACCGGCCAGCCCGCCGTCGACTCCTACTACGCGCAGGAAAAACCGGTCGCGTCCCGGCGTACCGGCGGCCTATCGTGA
- a CDS encoding SEC-C metal-binding domain-containing protein, whose protein sequence is MEKLGGNDPCPCGSGRRFPPLLPPHRPVRRHARPLLRPRPAVSPRPRLAVIPRPGPAVSLRSRPAVSRFCRWGLARWPSSARVPSRGGARAGGPRAGRGRRDLLATGDP, encoded by the coding sequence ATCGAGAAGCTCGGCGGCAACGACCCGTGCCCCTGCGGCTCCGGGCGCCGCTTTCCGCCGCTGCTGCCGCCCCACCGGCCGGTACGACGACACGCTCGGCCACTACTACGTCCGCGACCGGCCGTGAGCCCGCGTCCGCGACTGGCGGTGATCCCGCGTCCGGGACCGGCGGTGAGCCTGCGTTCGCGACCGGCCGTGAGCCGATTCTGTCGGTGGGGCCTGGCAAGGTGGCCTTCCTCGGCCCGCGTCCCCTCCCGCGGGGGCGCGCGGGCCGGAGGGCCGCGAGCCGGAAGGGGGCGCCGAGATCTTCTCGCCACTGGCGATCCGTGA
- a CDS encoding MFS transporter, protein MAIRDFRRYYLGQTASAFGDSLTPLALAFAVLHLTGSPADLGIVVLSTRLPVIVLTLVGGAAGDRFSRRTIMLVADLLRFAAHGATAVLLITGTAQIWMLVVLQLVAGAGSAFFNPAAVGLIGSLAGREHLQAANSLISISRSAASIVALGVAGALVALVGAGWAVLIDALTFLVSAFYLYSLPRTITSDRPQPSGGSESGEGAQGSGGSGSGGRSQSGGGLLASIGGGLAEVRGRTWLWVWIVHVALGNMIVISPILVLGPYVADRQLGGAPAWSAIGIAYAVGGLAGGLLGARWRPARPMVAALVFFLLMAPLPALLAGPADLWLLVVAGAAAGLQVVVHNVLQTTVVQRHVPEEFVARATSVVLLGSLVAAPLGMALAGPAAAAFGSRPVLVVCAVFTVLLSVATLSVPSVWRIRADPRPAARTPAARTPAAGTPAAGTPVAGTPVAGTPVAGTPVAEGPEAGGSRPGTPVAEGAARAGTLGAEGVARSGGSAAEGDARPSKKAGGEGAVTSGGS, encoded by the coding sequence CTGGCGATCCGTGATTTCCGCCGTTACTACCTGGGGCAGACGGCCTCGGCGTTCGGTGATTCGCTGACCCCGCTCGCGCTCGCGTTCGCCGTCCTGCATCTCACAGGGTCCCCGGCGGACCTCGGGATCGTCGTGCTCAGCACCCGGCTGCCCGTCATCGTGCTGACCCTGGTGGGCGGCGCGGCCGGCGACCGGTTCTCGCGGCGTACCATCATGCTGGTCGCCGACCTGCTCCGCTTCGCGGCGCACGGCGCCACGGCGGTGCTGCTGATCACGGGCACCGCGCAGATCTGGATGCTCGTGGTGCTGCAGCTCGTCGCCGGTGCCGGGTCGGCGTTCTTCAATCCGGCGGCCGTGGGGCTCATCGGCTCGCTGGCGGGCAGGGAGCACCTCCAGGCGGCCAACTCCCTCATCTCGATCTCCCGCAGCGCCGCCTCGATCGTCGCGCTGGGGGTGGCAGGGGCGCTGGTGGCGCTGGTCGGGGCGGGGTGGGCGGTGCTGATCGACGCGCTGACGTTCCTGGTGAGCGCGTTCTACCTGTACTCACTGCCGCGCACGATCACCAGCGACCGGCCGCAGCCGAGCGGCGGGTCGGAGTCGGGCGAGGGGGCGCAGGGTAGCGGTGGGTCGGGGTCGGGTGGCCGATCGCAGTCGGGTGGCGGGTTGCTGGCGAGCATCGGTGGAGGACTCGCGGAGGTGCGCGGGCGTACGTGGCTGTGGGTGTGGATCGTGCACGTGGCCCTGGGCAACATGATCGTGATCTCGCCGATTCTGGTGCTCGGCCCCTACGTCGCCGACCGGCAGCTGGGTGGCGCGCCGGCCTGGTCGGCGATCGGCATCGCGTACGCCGTGGGCGGGCTGGCCGGAGGGCTGCTCGGTGCCCGGTGGCGTCCCGCGCGTCCGATGGTGGCGGCTCTGGTGTTCTTCCTGCTCATGGCGCCGCTCCCGGCGCTGCTGGCCGGTCCGGCCGATCTGTGGCTGCTGGTGGTGGCGGGCGCCGCGGCGGGGCTGCAGGTCGTGGTTCACAACGTGTTGCAGACCACTGTGGTCCAGCGGCACGTGCCTGAGGAGTTCGTGGCGCGGGCGACGTCGGTGGTGCTGCTCGGCTCGCTGGTGGCCGCGCCGCTCGGCATGGCACTGGCCGGCCCGGCGGCGGCCGCGTTCGGCAGCCGGCCCGTGCTGGTGGTGTGCGCGGTGTTCACCGTGCTGCTGAGCGTCGCCACGCTGTCGGTGCCGTCCGTCTGGCGCATCCGCGCGGACCCCCGACCGGCCGCACGGACGCCGGCCGCACGGACGCCGGCGGCAGGGACGCCGGCGGCAGGGACGCCGGTGGCAGGGACGCCGGTGGCAGGGACGCCGGTGGCAGGGACGCCGGTGGCAGAGGGCCCGGAGGCAGGGGGTTCACGTCCGGGCACACCGGTTGCGGAAGGGGCCGCGCGTGCGGGCACGCTCGGTGCCGAGGGCGTCGCGCGTTCGGGGGGATCCGCTGCGGAAGGGGATGCGCGTCCGAGTAAGAAGGCGGGCGGGGAAGGAGCTGTCACCTCGGGCGGATCTTGA
- a CDS encoding YciI family protein, with protein MLHVLLVRYTARPDAVTPHVPGHVAYLERHHADGTFLLSGQTVPDDLGGVILATGPRERVERVAAEDPFAVAGVAAYEIVTVDPGRLHESLRELLTRNDR; from the coding sequence ATGCTGCACGTGCTGCTCGTCCGCTACACCGCCCGGCCCGACGCGGTGACCCCGCACGTGCCGGGTCACGTGGCCTACCTGGAGCGGCACCACGCCGACGGTACGTTCCTGCTGTCGGGCCAGACCGTCCCCGACGACCTCGGCGGCGTCATCCTGGCCACGGGGCCGCGGGAGCGGGTGGAGCGGGTGGCGGCGGAGGACCCGTTCGCGGTGGCGGGCGTGGCGGCGTACGAGATCGTCACCGTGGACCCCGGCCGGCTGCACGAGAGCCTGCGGGAGCTGCTCACCAGGAACGATCGGTGA